The Setaria italica strain Yugu1 chromosome IX, Setaria_italica_v2.0, whole genome shotgun sequence genome has a window encoding:
- the LOC101766095 gene encoding ribosome biogenesis protein TSR3 homolog isoform X2 has protein sequence MGYNRHRRGRGSSSSSSRRAKQEASMDDGPGTSLPRQEDTEEEFKGSRIQLAMWDFGQCDVKRCTGRKLSRFGLLKELRVTNGFGGVVLSPVGTQCVSKADHSIVQRKGLAVVDCSWARLSDVPFVKLRCGAPRLLPWLVAANPVNYGRPCELSCVEALSAALIICGEEDTAHLLLGKFKWGHAFLSLNRDLLKAYSQCESGSEIINVQNSWLSSNSSVPKPPVNEKSRRSTEEGSEGDSDDDLPPLVENLNHLNHNQDEESEEGSEGDSDNDLPPLEENLNHLNLNQDKESEEGSEGDSDDDLPPLEENLNHLNLNQDKESEGRK, from the exons ATGGGATACAACCGCCACAGGCGCGGCCGCggatcctcctcctcgtcttcgcGCCGCGCCAAGCAAGAAGCATCCAT GGATGATGGTCCTGGGACGTCACTTCCAAGGCAGGAAG ACACTGAAGAGGAATTCAAAGGTTCAAGAATTCAGCTCGCAATGTGG GACTTTGGGCAATGCGATGTTAAAAGGTGTACTGGTCGTAAGCTTTCAAGATTTGGGCTTCTAAAG GAGTTGCGAGTGACCAATGGTTTTGGTGGTGTTGTTCTCAG CCCTGTTGGGACACAATGTGTATCTAAGGCTGATCATTCTATTGTGCAAAGAAAAGGATTGGCTGTGGTTGATTGTTCCTGGGCACGCTTAAGTGATGTCCCTTTTGTGAAACTCCGCTGTGGTGCTCCTCGTCTCT TGCCATGGTTGGTAGCAGCAAACCCTGTGAACTATGGCCGCCCATGTGAACTGTCTTGTGTGGAAGCTTTATCAGCAGCCCTCATAATATG TGGGGAGGAAGATACAGCACATTTACTGCTAGGGAAATTCAAGTGGGGCCACGCATTCTTGTCGCTAAACAG AGACCTCCTGAAAGCATACTCCCAATGTGAAAGTGGCTCTGAGATAATCAATGTGCAGAACTCCTGGTTATCAAGTAACTCGAGTGTTCCAAAGCCACCTGTAAATG AAAAATCACGTCGAAGCACAGAGGAAGGATCTGAGggtgattctgatgatgatttgCCACCTCTGGTGGAGAATTTGAACCACTTGAACCACAACCAAGATGAGGAAAGCGAGGAAGGATCTGAGGGTGATTCGGACAACGATTTGCCGCCTCTTGAGGAGAATTTGAACCACTTGAACCTCAACCAAGACAAGGAAAGCGAGGAAGGATCTGAGGGTGATTCTGATGACGATTTGCCACCTCTTGAGGAGAATTTGAACCACTTGAACCTCAACCAAGACAAGGAAAGCGAAGGAAGAAagtaa
- the LOC101766095 gene encoding ribosome biogenesis protein TSR3 homolog isoform X1 produces the protein MGYNRHRRGRGSSSSSSRRAKQEASMDDGPGTSLPRQEEDTEEEFKGSRIQLAMWDFGQCDVKRCTGRKLSRFGLLKELRVTNGFGGVVLSPVGTQCVSKADHSIVQRKGLAVVDCSWARLSDVPFVKLRCGAPRLLPWLVAANPVNYGRPCELSCVEALSAALIICGEEDTAHLLLGKFKWGHAFLSLNRDLLKAYSQCESGSEIINVQNSWLSSNSSVPKPPVNEKSRRSTEEGSEGDSDDDLPPLVENLNHLNHNQDEESEEGSEGDSDNDLPPLEENLNHLNLNQDKESEEGSEGDSDDDLPPLEENLNHLNLNQDKESEGRK, from the exons ATGGGATACAACCGCCACAGGCGCGGCCGCggatcctcctcctcgtcttcgcGCCGCGCCAAGCAAGAAGCATCCAT GGATGATGGTCCTGGGACGTCACTTCCAAGGCAGGAAG AAGACACTGAAGAGGAATTCAAAGGTTCAAGAATTCAGCTCGCAATGTGG GACTTTGGGCAATGCGATGTTAAAAGGTGTACTGGTCGTAAGCTTTCAAGATTTGGGCTTCTAAAG GAGTTGCGAGTGACCAATGGTTTTGGTGGTGTTGTTCTCAG CCCTGTTGGGACACAATGTGTATCTAAGGCTGATCATTCTATTGTGCAAAGAAAAGGATTGGCTGTGGTTGATTGTTCCTGGGCACGCTTAAGTGATGTCCCTTTTGTGAAACTCCGCTGTGGTGCTCCTCGTCTCT TGCCATGGTTGGTAGCAGCAAACCCTGTGAACTATGGCCGCCCATGTGAACTGTCTTGTGTGGAAGCTTTATCAGCAGCCCTCATAATATG TGGGGAGGAAGATACAGCACATTTACTGCTAGGGAAATTCAAGTGGGGCCACGCATTCTTGTCGCTAAACAG AGACCTCCTGAAAGCATACTCCCAATGTGAAAGTGGCTCTGAGATAATCAATGTGCAGAACTCCTGGTTATCAAGTAACTCGAGTGTTCCAAAGCCACCTGTAAATG AAAAATCACGTCGAAGCACAGAGGAAGGATCTGAGggtgattctgatgatgatttgCCACCTCTGGTGGAGAATTTGAACCACTTGAACCACAACCAAGATGAGGAAAGCGAGGAAGGATCTGAGGGTGATTCGGACAACGATTTGCCGCCTCTTGAGGAGAATTTGAACCACTTGAACCTCAACCAAGACAAGGAAAGCGAGGAAGGATCTGAGGGTGATTCTGATGACGATTTGCCACCTCTTGAGGAGAATTTGAACCACTTGAACCTCAACCAAGACAAGGAAAGCGAAGGAAGAAagtaa
- the LOC101767196 gene encoding cytochrome b561 and DOMON domain-containing protein At3g25290, which produces MARPGHTAWLLVGAAMLLLASAATAQDCLSARFSNGRTFGRCNSMPTLGASLHWTYHPENGTADIAFRAQSGADGWVGWGINPNSRGMVGSSVFVATQSSGSPSVLMTNLDSTSPSLQPATLKFNVPVAPTVEYSGGAYTIFATIALPGNATQQNTVWQAGSLSGGQIAPHPTAPANLASATRLDFLSGSSTGASNSRLRRKNIHGILNAVAWGILIPTGAIIARYLRVFESADPAWFYLHIACQCSGYILGVAGWGLGLKLGSESVGVTYHPHRNIGIAIFSLATLQVFALLLRPDKKNKYRLYWNIYHHSVGYSVIILGAINIFKGLDILKPASGYKTAYIAVLATLGGIALCLEAITWPIAIRKRKRDANKATNGNAGWQQGA; this is translated from the exons ATGGCGCGGCCAGGCCACACGGCGTGGCTCCTTGTCGGCGCCGCCATGCTCCTCCTGGCGTCCGCCGCGACGGCGCAGGACTGCCTATCCGCGAGGTTCAGCAACGGCCGGACCTTCGGGCGGTGCAACAGCATGCCGACGCTCGGCGCCAGCCTGCACTGGACGTACCACCCGGAGAACGGCACCGCCGACATCGCGTTCCGGGCGCAGTCGGGCGCCGACGGCTGGGTCGGCTGGGGCATCAACCCCAACAGCCGCGGCATGGTCGGCAGCAGCGTCTTCGTCGCGACGCAGAGCAGCGGCTCCCCTTCCGTCCTCATGACCAACCTCGACTCCACGTCGCCCAGCCTGCAGCCCGCGACCCTCAAGTTCAACGTGCCCGTCGCGCCCACCGTCGAGTACTCCGGCGGCGCGTACACCATCTTCGCCACCATCGCGCTGCCCGGGAACGCCACCCAGCAGAACACGGTGTGGCAGGCCGGGTCGCTCAGCGGCGGGCAAATAGCGCCGCacccgacggcgccggcgaacTTGGCGAGCGCCACCAGGCTGGACTTCCTCTCAGGCTCCAGCACCGGGGCGTCCAACTCCAGGCTCCGCCGCAAAAAT ATCCACGGAATCCTGAACGCGGTGGCCTGGGGCATCCTGATCCCCACGGGCGCCATCATCGCCCGGTACCTGCGCGTTTTCGAGTCCGCGGACCCGGCGTGGTTCTACCTCCACATCGCCTGCCAGTGCTCCGGCTATATCCTTGGCGTCGCCGGCTGGGGCCTGGGGCTCAAGCTCGGCAGCGAGTCCGTGGGCGTCACCTACCACCCCCACCGCAACATCGGCATCGCCATCTTCAGCCTGGCCACCCTGCAGGTGTTCGCGCTGCTGCTGAGGCCCGACAAGAAGAACAAGTACAGGCTCTACTGGAACATCTACCACCACTCCGTCGGCTACTCCGTCATCATCCTCGGCGCCATCAACATCTTCAAGGGGCTCGACATCCTCAAGCCCGCCAGCGGCTACAAGACCGCCTACATCGCCGTCCTCGCCACGCTCGGCGGCATCGCGCTCTGCCTCGAGGCCATCACCTGGCCCATCGCCATCCGGAAGCGCAAGCGCGACGCCAACAAGGCGACCAACGGCAACGCCGGCTGGCAACAGGGCGCGTGA
- the LOC101763131 gene encoding cytochrome b561 and DOMON domain-containing protein At5g47530 has product MAGRRNHSACLLLRAKLLLVAATGATAQNNCSSAKFPAGRSFQRCTSLPVLGDSLHWTYHQANGTADVAFRVPQSTTGWVAWGINTERPVSIAGSSVFIASHSQDGNGGAVSVLATYLESTAPVLANNTLKLAVPVAPAAEYSGGAYTIYAMALLVGRVGTNPVNITVQNTVWRAGPLSGGRIAPHPTSAANLRSAQKLDFLSGNNRSAGAPNSRVHRRDLREFLG; this is encoded by the exons ATGGCTGGACGACGAAACCACTCGGCGTGTCTCCTTCTCAGGGCCAAGCTGCTCCTGGTCGCGGCCACCGGCGCGACGGCGCAGAACAACTGCTCGTCCGCCAAGTTCCCCGCGGGGCGGTCGTTCCAGCGCTGCACCTCCCTGCCCGTGCTCGGCGACAGCCTGCACTGGACGTACCACCAGGCGAACGGCACGGCCGACGTCGCGTTCCGGGTGCCGCAGAGCACCACCGGCTGGGTCGCGTGGGGAATCAACACCGAGCGCCCCGTCAGCATTGCCGGCAGCAGCGTGTTCATCGCCTCGCACTCGCAGGACGGCAACGGCGGCGCGGTGTCCGTCCTGGCGACCTACCTGGAGAGCACGGCACCGGTGCTCGCCAACAACACCCTCAAGCTCGCCGTGCCCGTCGCGCCGGCCGCCGAGTACTCGGGCGGCGCGTACACCATCTACGCCATGGCGCT GCTGGTTGGGCGGGTTGGCACCAACCCGGTGAACATCACGGTGCAGAACACGGTGTGGCGGGCCGGCCCGCTCAGCGGCGGGCGAATAGCGCCGCACCCGACGTCCGCGGCGAACCTGCGGAGCGCCCAGAAGCTGGACTTCCTGTCCGGCAACAACCGGAGCGCAGGGGCACCCAACTCCAGGGTGCACCGTCGTGACCTGAGGGAGTTTCTGGGTTAA